In the genome of Terribacillus sp. FSL K6-0262, one region contains:
- a CDS encoding polysaccharide deacetylase family protein, whose product MFLKRGFAVSLVFVFVTVFAFDFPGISFASGNENTVLVLYSKTIEEQMKDIRILETMVGQFKNDYKMMEDEEADQANLNDYEYVIYLGAGKKTLSHHMKSAIDDYKGAFYAIGHNAEQFKERLPWLDVRGEALVNQVALPKNDLVQDLSEDRIVYEVSADDAEVSGFGYKADGSGSLPLVVNAEDDYYFSGQNLYNPFGEVVTESFRLFLNDGSKGTVKYLRLEDVHPMADPELLREQAEYLKKENIPYMVAVIPVYENKDKIVHLSDSPKLVDTLRYMQENGASIIMHGYKHQYRSSETGEGFEFWDAENDRPIYQPAKDKAKQRSDFSTAEEYDEFVKKGEKYEKGYMENAIRSGVEELVAHDLYPIAFEAPHYAISQQGYRIVSKHFSSYVGQLQLTDSTWQSEYAPMHESKPDFLHGMILYPETLGYIEQGDAKAMEKLNAKIETGSKYSQSYLSAFYHPYLGLDGLKEVVKSLNEVNGDWLDLKQKDNLVQVKDIRIQTKDGGYQVEKPFLASDYERNLFIKKSLIWAIPLVLFILPAASLLVIRRRE is encoded by the coding sequence ATGTTCTTGAAAAGAGGGTTTGCCGTATCACTGGTTTTTGTTTTCGTTACAGTTTTTGCATTTGATTTTCCTGGTATTTCTTTTGCTAGTGGGAATGAAAATACTGTACTGGTCCTATACAGCAAAACAATTGAAGAACAAATGAAAGACATACGTATTTTGGAAACAATGGTTGGTCAATTCAAAAATGATTATAAAATGATGGAAGATGAAGAAGCAGATCAAGCGAATTTGAATGATTATGAATATGTTATCTATTTAGGGGCGGGGAAGAAGACATTATCGCACCATATGAAAAGTGCCATCGATGATTACAAAGGAGCATTCTATGCCATCGGACATAATGCAGAGCAATTCAAGGAGAGGCTGCCATGGTTGGATGTAAGGGGGGAGGCCCTGGTCAACCAAGTTGCGTTGCCAAAAAATGATTTAGTTCAGGATCTTTCTGAAGATCGCATTGTTTATGAGGTATCTGCAGACGATGCAGAGGTCTCGGGGTTTGGATATAAAGCGGATGGCAGCGGATCATTGCCTCTTGTGGTGAATGCGGAAGATGATTATTACTTTTCCGGGCAGAATCTGTATAACCCTTTCGGGGAGGTAGTCACGGAGTCGTTTCGTCTTTTTCTGAATGACGGGAGCAAGGGGACCGTCAAATATCTGAGACTGGAGGATGTGCATCCAATGGCAGATCCGGAATTATTGCGGGAACAAGCTGAATATTTGAAGAAGGAAAATATCCCGTATATGGTTGCGGTGATTCCTGTATATGAAAATAAAGACAAAATTGTTCATCTCTCTGATTCGCCGAAATTAGTGGATACATTGCGGTATATGCAAGAAAACGGCGCAAGTATCATCATGCATGGTTACAAGCACCAATACCGCAGCTCAGAGACAGGAGAGGGATTTGAATTTTGGGATGCGGAGAATGATCGGCCCATTTATCAACCAGCCAAAGATAAAGCGAAGCAAAGATCGGATTTTTCAACTGCTGAGGAGTATGATGAATTTGTAAAGAAAGGAGAAAAATACGAGAAGGGATATATGGAAAATGCAATCAGAAGCGGTGTGGAGGAGCTGGTTGCACATGATTTATATCCGATTGCTTTTGAGGCGCCGCACTATGCAATCTCCCAGCAAGGATATCGTATAGTCTCTAAACATTTCTCTTCTTATGTCGGGCAATTGCAGCTTACTGATTCAACATGGCAAAGCGAGTATGCCCCCATGCATGAATCGAAACCCGATTTCCTGCATGGTATGATTTTGTATCCAGAGACTTTGGGTTATATCGAGCAAGGCGATGCCAAAGCCATGGAGAAATTGAACGCTAAAATAGAAACTGGATCAAAATACAGCCAATCATATTTATCCGCTTTTTACCATCCTTATCTTGGACTTGATGGTTTAAAAGAAGTCGTCAAAAGTCTGAATGAGGTCAATGGGGATTGGCTTGATTTAAAACAAAAAGATAACTTGGTCCAGGTAAAGGACATTCGAATCCAAACTAAAGACGGGGGATACCAAGTTGAGAAGCCATTCTTAGCCAGTGATTATGAACGGAATTTGTTTATCAAGAAATCCCTGATATGGGCTATTCCGTTAGTTTTGTTTATTTTACCTGCTGCTTCATTGCTGGTAATAAGGAGACGGGAGTAG
- a CDS encoding MATE family efflux transporter produces the protein MVQQDFTKGRIMQQLITFAGPIMLTNLLQVSYQFIDSLWVGNLLGANALGAVTVSSTVLLTILAFILGINNTTLTVLSQQRGRGDKKGLRDYLNAFVVVLCSLSIFVGIIGLLFSHQIVVMLSTPADMIDEAKVYLQINFLGILFLMGYNFIGTVLRALGDSKTPLKFVVIAVLLNTILDPLFISGFGWGIQGAAYATVLSQAVAFLLGIWYTLRHKLAPLTVPFLPTKEQVGLILKLGIPSGLQMMVIYAGVTAIMSVVNSFGGAAVAGFGASQRIDSLITLPAMALGTAVNSMAGQNIGIGRWDRVKEIAKYGALYNLAIMLVIAVLVFVLAGPLTSLFIEEKDAVSFGTDYLMIIAFFYPFIGLNFILNGIVRSSGAMYQVLILNILSFWLLRYPLTYICSSLIGQNGIALGMGISFILSSIFSFSYYKWGKWDKKQLFTDETR, from the coding sequence TTGGTGCAACAGGATTTCACAAAAGGCCGGATCATGCAGCAGCTCATCACATTTGCCGGTCCTATCATGCTTACGAACTTGCTGCAAGTTTCCTATCAATTCATCGATAGTCTGTGGGTCGGGAATCTTCTCGGAGCGAATGCACTCGGTGCGGTGACCGTCTCTTCCACCGTTTTGTTGACGATATTGGCATTCATCCTCGGAATCAATAATACCACCTTGACGGTTTTATCCCAGCAAAGGGGCAGAGGCGACAAAAAAGGATTAAGGGACTATTTGAATGCCTTTGTTGTCGTACTCTGTTCATTATCGATATTTGTCGGTATCATCGGTCTGCTTTTCTCCCATCAAATTGTCGTCATGCTCAGCACGCCCGCCGATATGATAGACGAGGCAAAGGTTTATTTGCAAATCAACTTCCTGGGAATTTTATTTTTGATGGGCTATAACTTTATCGGCACCGTTTTAAGGGCTTTGGGAGATAGTAAAACGCCATTGAAGTTTGTTGTCATCGCCGTTCTCCTGAATACGATTCTGGATCCATTATTCATTTCCGGGTTTGGCTGGGGCATCCAAGGAGCAGCCTATGCCACTGTCTTATCGCAGGCAGTCGCTTTCCTTTTGGGTATTTGGTATACACTCCGTCACAAGCTTGCTCCATTGACTGTGCCATTCTTGCCCACGAAGGAACAAGTCGGGCTTATTTTGAAGCTCGGCATACCATCAGGATTGCAAATGATGGTCATCTATGCCGGAGTGACTGCTATCATGAGCGTGGTCAATTCCTTCGGCGGAGCGGCCGTTGCCGGATTCGGTGCTTCCCAGAGAATCGACAGCCTGATCACCCTTCCTGCCATGGCATTGGGCACAGCCGTCAATAGTATGGCGGGGCAGAATATCGGTATCGGTCGCTGGGACCGGGTTAAAGAAATCGCTAAGTACGGAGCCCTGTACAATTTAGCCATCATGCTTGTAATCGCTGTCCTTGTGTTTGTACTGGCAGGACCGCTGACCAGCTTATTCATCGAGGAAAAAGATGCTGTCTCATTCGGTACCGACTATTTGATGATTATTGCATTCTTCTATCCATTCATCGGACTCAATTTCATTTTGAATGGCATTGTCCGAAGCTCAGGCGCCATGTATCAGGTACTGATCCTCAACATTTTATCTTTTTGGCTGCTGCGATATCCGCTGACTTATATCTGCTCTTCCCTGATTGGGCAAAACGGTATTGCATTGGGCATGGGGATCAGTTTCATCCTCAGCAGCATCTTCTCTTTTTCCTATTATAAATGGGGAAAATGGGATAAGAAGCAGTTGTTTACCGATGAAACACGCTGA
- a CDS encoding LysR family transcriptional regulator substrate-binding protein, producing MYNGDTHYLEELLQQHVIDIALLFLPVEGKQYEIVPLEEDPFVAVIPRQWEQRFPKDSISLEEVAAQDLLLVKRISGVGLYENILSHFHKSGLRPNVVLDCPDVSTILTFVATGMGMTVIPRSEIHQAYDGKFKVMTIREPFLRAKPAVVWTKDKYMSKAGRKLIEFLTSNGM from the coding sequence ATATACAATGGCGATACCCATTATCTAGAGGAATTGCTGCAGCAGCATGTGATTGACATTGCATTGCTGTTCCTGCCAGTCGAAGGAAAGCAGTATGAAATCGTACCGTTGGAAGAAGATCCGTTCGTAGCTGTCATTCCAAGGCAATGGGAACAGCGATTTCCGAAAGATTCCATCAGCCTCGAGGAAGTCGCTGCGCAGGATCTGCTTTTGGTCAAAAGAATATCTGGAGTCGGGCTGTACGAAAATATTCTTTCCCATTTTCATAAATCAGGTCTCCGCCCCAATGTTGTCCTGGATTGTCCCGATGTCTCCACTATATTGACCTTTGTAGCGACAGGCATGGGAATGACGGTCATTCCGCGCTCCGAAATACATCAGGCCTATGATGGGAAGTTCAAGGTGATGACAATCCGGGAACCGTTTCTAAGAGCCAAGCCGGCAGTCGTATGGACAAAGGACAAATATATGTCCAAGGCAGGCAGGAAGCTGATTGAATTTTTGACGTCCAATGGAATGTAG
- a CDS encoding LysR family transcriptional regulator encodes MDIRQLRYFQTIIEEKQITKAAQVLHLAQPALSLQLKQLEEELGVTLIIREGKQWQVTEAGRILYERSSQLLQSLDSIKGEIAEIRKGITGTVTVGTSAICVSHLAPHLTQFHKEFPKV; translated from the coding sequence ATGGATATTCGTCAGCTGAGATATTTTCAAACAATCATAGAAGAAAAACAAATCACCAAAGCCGCACAAGTCCTGCACCTTGCTCAGCCAGCACTAAGCCTCCAGTTGAAGCAATTGGAGGAAGAACTGGGGGTGACCTTGATCATCCGGGAAGGGAAGCAGTGGCAGGTAACCGAAGCGGGGCGGATTTTATATGAACGATCCAGCCAGCTGCTACAGTCCCTTGACTCCATCAAAGGAGAAATAGCAGAAATCAGGAAAGGCATCACCGGGACAGTCACAGTCGGGACTTCCGCGATTTGTGTTTCTCATCTTGCCCCGCATCTGACACAGTTCCATAAAGAATTTCCCAAGGTATAA
- a CDS encoding non-oxidative hydroxyarylic acid decarboxylases subunit B: MKLIVGISGATGAIFGIRILELLKEANVETHLVMSPWATANIPFETSYSVKEIEAMADFSYSHKDQAAKISSGSFRTDGMIIAPCSMKSLASIRNGLADNLLTRAADVMLKERKKLLLMTRETPLSPIHLENMLELSRMGTIIFPPMPAFYNHPQDLGDMVDHIAFRALDQFGIDLSGAKRWEGMKPKKQEDL; the protein is encoded by the coding sequence ATGAAACTTATTGTTGGCATCTCCGGCGCGACAGGTGCCATTTTTGGCATTCGGATCCTGGAGCTTTTGAAAGAAGCAAATGTGGAAACGCACCTGGTGATGTCTCCCTGGGCTACAGCCAATATTCCTTTTGAGACTTCCTATTCCGTCAAGGAGATAGAAGCCATGGCTGATTTCAGCTATTCCCATAAGGATCAGGCAGCAAAGATATCAAGCGGCTCCTTCCGGACGGATGGCATGATCATCGCCCCATGCAGTATGAAATCACTAGCTTCCATTCGCAATGGACTGGCAGATAACTTACTTACACGTGCAGCGGATGTCATGCTGAAGGAACGAAAAAAACTGCTTCTAATGACCCGGGAAACTCCATTAAGCCCGATTCACTTGGAGAACATGCTGGAGCTTTCCCGTATGGGTACGATCATTTTCCCTCCAATGCCTGCCTTTTACAATCATCCGCAGGATCTGGGAGATATGGTCGATCATATAGCTTTCCGCGCATTGGACCAATTCGGTATTGATTTATCGGGTGCAAAACGATGGGAAGGTATGAAACCAAAAAAACAGGAGGATTTATAA
- a CDS encoding non-oxidative hydroxyarylic acid decarboxylases subunit C, with translation MAYKDFRDFLSTLEKEGQLLTISDEVKPEPDIAAATKAMSKMGAETPAMLFDNIYGYTDAKVAMNVMGSWPNHALMMGLPKNTPLKDQFFEFARRYDQFPMEVKREETAPFHEVEITEDINLFEILPLFRLNQGDGGFYLDKGCVISRDVEDPENFGKQNVGIYRMQVKGKDRIGIQPVPQHDIAIHLRQAEERGENLPVVIALGNEPAITTAAATPLLYDQSEYEMAGAIQGEPYRIVKAKDSDLDIPWGAEVVLEGELLAGEREFEGPFGEFTGHYSGGRSMPVIKINRVYHRKNPIFEHLYIGMPWTETDYMVGINTSVPLYQQLKEAFPNEIVAVNAMYTHGLVAIVSTKRRYGGFAKAVGMRAMTTPHGLGYCKMVIVVDEDVDPFNLPQVMWALSTKLHPKHDTVIIPDLSVLALDPGSSPAGITHKMILDATTPLAPETRGHYSQPLDSPLDVDKWEQRLRELLK, from the coding sequence ATGGCCTATAAAGATTTTCGCGATTTTCTTTCTACATTGGAAAAAGAAGGGCAGCTTTTGACCATAAGTGATGAAGTGAAGCCTGAACCTGACATTGCAGCGGCTACAAAAGCAATGAGCAAAATGGGCGCTGAAACGCCTGCCATGCTATTTGATAATATTTATGGCTATACAGATGCAAAAGTAGCTATGAATGTAATGGGTTCCTGGCCTAACCATGCGTTGATGATGGGATTGCCGAAGAACACGCCTCTGAAGGATCAATTCTTTGAATTCGCCCGTCGATATGATCAATTTCCCATGGAAGTAAAACGGGAAGAGACTGCACCATTTCATGAAGTGGAAATTACGGAGGACATCAATCTTTTTGAGATTTTGCCATTGTTCCGTTTGAACCAAGGAGATGGCGGTTTCTATCTGGATAAGGGTTGTGTCATTTCCCGCGATGTGGAAGACCCGGAAAACTTCGGCAAACAAAATGTCGGTATCTACCGCATGCAAGTAAAAGGAAAAGACCGCATAGGGATCCAGCCAGTCCCGCAGCATGATATTGCCATCCACTTGCGTCAGGCAGAAGAACGAGGCGAAAATCTGCCTGTGGTCATTGCCCTTGGAAATGAACCTGCCATCACGACAGCCGCAGCAACACCACTGCTTTATGATCAATCCGAATATGAAATGGCAGGAGCCATTCAAGGCGAGCCATACCGAATTGTAAAAGCCAAAGATTCCGATCTTGATATTCCTTGGGGAGCGGAAGTCGTACTTGAGGGTGAACTTTTGGCAGGCGAACGTGAATTCGAAGGTCCGTTTGGCGAATTCACCGGCCACTATTCCGGCGGAAGAAGCATGCCCGTTATCAAAATCAATAGAGTCTATCATCGTAAAAACCCTATATTCGAACATCTTTACATCGGCATGCCATGGACAGAAACAGATTACATGGTTGGTATCAACACCAGTGTGCCTTTGTATCAGCAATTGAAAGAAGCATTTCCAAACGAAATCGTGGCAGTGAACGCCATGTACACACATGGATTGGTAGCGATTGTATCCACGAAGCGCCGTTATGGCGGTTTTGCCAAGGCAGTGGGAATGCGCGCCATGACTACACCGCATGGACTAGGCTACTGCAAGATGGTCATCGTTGTGGATGAGGATGTCGATCCATTCAATCTTCCACAAGTGATGTGGGCACTATCCACCAAGCTGCATCCAAAACATGACACTGTCATCATTCCTGACCTATCTGTCCTTGCATTGGATCCTGGTTCCTCACCAGCAGGTATCACGCACAAAATGATCCTGGATGCAACGACACCATTGGCACCGGAAACAAGAGGCCATTACTCACAACCTCTTGATTCCCCGCTTGATGTGGATAAATGGGAACAACGGTTACGGGAATTATTAAAATAA
- a CDS encoding non-oxidative hydroxyarylic acid decarboxylases subunit D — protein sequence MHTCPRCESKEATVVAKSPVEGAWEVYMCPVCIFTWRSIEPETITNPEKYNRAFKVNPDDIPSAENVPALPARYIK from the coding sequence ATGCATACTTGCCCTCGATGTGAATCAAAAGAAGCCACTGTTGTAGCAAAGTCGCCAGTTGAAGGTGCTTGGGAAGTCTATATGTGTCCGGTATGTATTTTCACATGGCGTTCTATTGAACCGGAAACGATCACGAACCCAGAAAAATATAATCGTGCTTTCAAGGTTAATCCAGATGATATCCCATCTGCGGAGAATGTTCCGGCTCTTCCTGCCAGATATATAAAATAA
- a CDS encoding pyridoxamine 5'-phosphate oxidase family protein, protein MEISEELYELLNGSDLQDKQHEAMLFMTVTEDGWPHNAMVSVGEVVALDKENLRIALWPGTTTAKNCMRTKKATLVSVYKGKVFYVRLALSPLGVLADAKHPLERFAAKVIFYKEDTAKYAEITSGIHIDLKDPESVLDRWKETIRETLR, encoded by the coding sequence ATGGAAATATCGGAAGAATTGTATGAGCTGCTCAATGGATCCGATTTGCAAGACAAACAGCATGAAGCAATGCTTTTCATGACTGTCACCGAGGATGGCTGGCCGCATAATGCCATGGTCAGCGTCGGGGAAGTCGTAGCTTTGGATAAAGAAAATCTAAGAATCGCACTTTGGCCGGGAACCACCACGGCAAAGAACTGTATGCGAACCAAAAAGGCCACACTGGTATCCGTATATAAAGGAAAGGTCTTTTATGTCCGTCTTGCCTTGAGTCCCCTTGGCGTACTGGCAGACGCCAAGCATCCTTTGGAGCGATTTGCGGCAAAGGTGATTTTTTATAAAGAAGATACCGCTAAATATGCGGAGATTACTTCCGGCATCCACATTGACTTGAAGGATCCGGAGTCCGTCCTTGATCGTTGGAAAGAGACAATCCGGGAAACACTGCGGTAA
- the fni gene encoding type 2 isopentenyl-diphosphate Delta-isomerase: protein MDESSIRENRKDEHVQLALTAEKAARSDFDDLTFIHRSLPETNLDEIDLTAKVGNLQWDSPLYINAMTGGSVNTGAINAQLAEAAAKTGIAIAVGSQHSGLRKASLADTYKVVRKKNPASIVFSNVGADVSTDFALRAIDMLEADALQIHLNVPQEVVMPEGERQFSGMLGKIEILLTKTSIPVIVKETGFGMSFETLSQLQRIGVRYVDVSGRGGTNFITIENERRAEKDFRYLNGWGQSTPVSLLEAQPFLQDMTILASGGIRNPLDAAKSLALGAAAAGVAGSFLKILHTKGTDGLIKEINRWKTHLKMIFLMQGTRSIQDMQRNPIMVTGSLREWCELRGIYPEKLARRKKI, encoded by the coding sequence ATGGACGAGTCTTCCATCCGGGAGAACCGGAAAGACGAGCATGTACAGCTTGCATTGACTGCCGAAAAGGCAGCCCGCTCTGATTTTGATGATTTAACCTTCATTCACCGCTCCCTTCCTGAAACGAATCTAGATGAAATTGATTTAACCGCAAAAGTGGGGAATCTGCAGTGGGATTCCCCTTTGTACATCAATGCCATGACAGGGGGCAGTGTGAACACAGGAGCAATCAATGCACAGCTGGCAGAGGCAGCTGCAAAAACCGGTATTGCCATCGCGGTTGGCTCCCAGCATTCCGGCCTGCGAAAGGCATCACTCGCAGATACCTATAAGGTGGTCCGCAAAAAAAATCCCGCTAGTATCGTGTTCAGCAATGTTGGAGCGGATGTATCAACGGACTTCGCTTTACGAGCGATCGACATGCTGGAAGCAGATGCGCTCCAGATTCATTTGAATGTTCCCCAGGAAGTCGTGATGCCTGAAGGTGAGCGGCAATTTTCAGGCATGCTCGGGAAAATCGAGATCCTCCTCACAAAGACATCCATACCTGTGATTGTAAAGGAAACTGGTTTTGGCATGAGCTTCGAGACCCTCTCCCAGCTGCAGCGTATCGGTGTGCGATATGTAGATGTCAGCGGCCGCGGCGGCACGAATTTTATTACGATTGAAAACGAACGGCGGGCGGAAAAAGATTTCCGTTACCTGAATGGCTGGGGGCAGTCGACACCTGTTTCTTTGCTGGAAGCTCAACCATTTTTACAGGATATGACCATCCTGGCCTCCGGCGGCATACGCAATCCATTGGATGCAGCGAAATCATTGGCACTTGGAGCAGCTGCAGCCGGTGTTGCCGGCTCCTTTTTAAAGATACTGCACACAAAAGGTACAGACGGCTTGATCAAGGAAATAAACAGGTGGAAAACGCATTTGAAAATGATCTTTCTTATGCAGGGCACCCGTTCCATCCAAGACATGCAGCGTAATCCCATCATGGTGACTGGATCACTTCGTGAATGGTGTGAACTTCGTGGGATTTATCCAGAAAAGCTTGCCAGACGGAAAAAGATATAG
- a CDS encoding methyl-accepting chemotaxis protein, with product MPVDLNREHLFTALERAVAMIVFDSQGKIVWANNNFSQVVGYSTEELQRMHHRELCPRAFSASRDYEVFWENLRANKLYHNKVERVRKDGSILWLDAFYTPVINAEGKVDSIIKIATDITNQENILKSSSSEFMSLVKEMNQSTNEVHRSSESAVTDMGELIEEFDVVKDNINEIKTMASTVKGIADQSNLLGLNASIEAARAGENGKGFSVVANEVRKMADTSKSSAEDISKQLLQITQSMETMSEMVNQVMDSIHKNYGTIGELKNAYENIAKTAERLSEMK from the coding sequence ATGCCAGTTGATTTAAACCGGGAACATTTATTCACAGCCTTAGAGCGGGCCGTGGCAATGATTGTATTTGATTCACAAGGAAAAATAGTATGGGCGAACAACAATTTTTCCCAAGTGGTCGGATACAGCACAGAAGAACTGCAAAGGATGCATCATAGAGAATTATGTCCGCGCGCATTTTCTGCCAGCAGGGATTATGAAGTATTCTGGGAGAATCTCCGGGCCAATAAGCTATATCATAATAAGGTGGAGCGAGTCAGGAAAGACGGAAGCATCCTATGGCTGGATGCTTTTTATACACCAGTCATCAATGCGGAAGGAAAAGTGGATAGTATCATTAAAATTGCGACGGATATCACCAATCAGGAAAATATCCTGAAGAGCAGCTCTTCGGAATTCATGTCCCTGGTAAAAGAGATGAACCAAAGCACAAATGAAGTGCATCGCTCCTCTGAATCGGCAGTTACCGATATGGGGGAACTTATCGAAGAATTCGATGTCGTGAAAGACAATATAAACGAGATTAAGACGATGGCTTCCACTGTAAAAGGCATAGCGGATCAATCCAATTTACTCGGGCTCAATGCCAGCATTGAAGCAGCAAGAGCAGGAGAGAATGGGAAGGGATTTTCCGTCGTTGCCAATGAGGTCCGTAAGATGGCCGATACCAGCAAAAGCTCCGCCGAGGATATATCGAAGCAATTATTGCAGATTACGCAATCCATGGAAACCATGTCGGAAATGGTGAATCAAGTCATGGATAGTATACATAAAAATTATGGGACCATTGGCGAGTTGAAAAATGCATATGAAAATATTGCCAAGACAGCTGAACGATTGTCCGAAATGAAATGA
- a CDS encoding tRNA-dihydrouridine synthase, giving the protein MKDNFWRDLPRPFFVLAPMEDVTDVVFRHVVSEAGRPDVFFTEFTNSESYCHPDGKDSVRGRLTFTEDEQPMVAHIWGDRPENFRQMSIGMAAQGFKGVDINMGCPVPNVAGNGKGSGLICRPEVAAELIQAAKAGGLPVSVKTRLGYTEVDEWRDWLTHVLKQDIANLSIHLRTRAEMSKVDAHWELIPEIKKLRDEVAPDTLLTINGDIPDRETGLKLAEQYGVDGIMIGRGIFTNPFAFEKEPKEHTSKELLDLLRLHLDLHDKYSQDVKRPFKPLPRFFKIYVKGFKGASQLRNNLMNTKSTDEARALLDAFEEERADMSDE; this is encoded by the coding sequence ATGAAAGATAATTTCTGGCGTGATTTACCACGACCATTTTTTGTTCTGGCGCCAATGGAAGATGTGACGGATGTTGTGTTCCGTCATGTCGTGAGTGAAGCTGGCAGACCAGATGTTTTCTTTACGGAGTTTACCAACTCGGAGAGCTATTGTCACCCGGATGGGAAGGATAGCGTGCGCGGCCGTTTGACCTTCACAGAGGATGAACAGCCGATGGTGGCGCATATATGGGGGGACAGACCGGAAAACTTCCGTCAAATGAGCATTGGGATGGCAGCGCAAGGCTTTAAAGGTGTGGATATCAATATGGGCTGCCCTGTGCCGAATGTGGCAGGGAATGGAAAGGGAAGCGGTCTGATTTGCCGTCCCGAAGTTGCAGCGGAATTGATACAAGCAGCAAAAGCAGGCGGGTTGCCGGTAAGTGTGAAGACAAGGCTTGGCTACACGGAGGTAGACGAATGGCGTGATTGGCTGACACATGTTTTGAAGCAGGATATTGCCAATCTTTCCATCCATCTGCGTACAAGGGCGGAAATGAGCAAGGTCGATGCGCATTGGGAATTAATCCCGGAAATCAAGAAACTTCGTGACGAGGTGGCACCAGATACACTTCTTACGATCAACGGCGATATCCCGGATCGTGAAACCGGCTTGAAACTAGCTGAACAATACGGTGTGGATGGAATCATGATCGGGCGCGGTATCTTTACAAATCCATTTGCTTTCGAAAAGGAGCCGAAAGAGCATACGAGCAAAGAATTGCTGGATCTTTTGCGGCTGCACTTGGATCTCCATGACAAGTATTCACAAGACGTAAAGCGTCCCTTCAAGCCGCTTCCTCGCTTCTTTAAAATCTATGTCAAAGGATTTAAAGGAGCAAGTCAGTTAAGGAATAATCTGATGAATACAAAGTCAACCGATGAAGCACGTGCATTGCTTGATGCGTTTGAGGAAGAGCGTGCTGATATGTCCGATGAATAA
- a CDS encoding N-acetylmannosamine-6-phosphate 2-epimerase: MLNEVKGNLIVSCQALPDEPLHSSFIMSKMALAAKQGGAKGIRANSKEDIIAIKKEVDLPVVGIIKRDYDDSTVYITPTYKEIDELLESGCEMIALDATRRKRPENIGLAQLVQYVREKNPSIQLMADAAALEDAKQAEQLGFDCVSTTLYGYTEETSSKKLHADDFEFLSRIIENVSIPVIAEGNILTPEMARRCLQIGAYAVVVGGAITRPQQITERFMEGMKRSCQV; the protein is encoded by the coding sequence ATGTTAAACGAAGTTAAAGGTAATTTGATTGTATCCTGCCAAGCCTTGCCGGACGAACCACTGCATAGTTCATTTATCATGTCCAAAATGGCATTAGCTGCAAAGCAAGGGGGAGCCAAAGGTATACGGGCAAATTCCAAAGAAGATATCATTGCAATAAAAAAAGAAGTGGATCTTCCAGTAGTTGGAATAATCAAACGTGATTATGATGATTCGACGGTTTATATTACCCCTACTTATAAAGAGATTGATGAGCTGCTTGAAAGCGGCTGCGAGATGATTGCCTTGGATGCTACAAGGAGAAAAAGACCTGAAAACATCGGGTTAGCGCAATTAGTGCAATATGTTCGAGAAAAGAATCCTTCTATACAATTGATGGCGGATGCAGCAGCTTTGGAAGATGCTAAACAAGCAGAACAGCTTGGTTTTGATTGTGTGTCCACCACTTTGTATGGCTACACAGAAGAAACAAGCAGCAAGAAACTTCATGCTGACGATTTTGAATTTCTAAGCAGGATAATTGAAAATGTCAGTATCCCTGTCATTGCTGAAGGGAATATACTTACACCGGAAATGGCAAGACGATGCTTACAAATTGGTGCATATGCGGTGGTTGTTGGGGGAGCGATCACGAGACCGCAGCAGATTACCGAGAGGTTCATGGAGGGAATGAAACGAAGCTGCCAAGTTTAG